The following nucleotide sequence is from Anopheles stephensi strain Indian chromosome 3, UCI_ANSTEP_V1.0, whole genome shotgun sequence.
ATCTTCACCCATTTAGCACTGATTATTATTGTTTGTTGGTGTCAGATCTCGGGTCTGGTTGGCATTTTAATGACGATAAAATGTACACAGGTTATCTACGAAAACATGGCCTTTTTGGGGAGAGCGAAATGCAGCGCCTAATGGGTTTGACTTTTCTCGCTGGAAAAATCTTGCTTCCCTCGAAAAATGAAACGAATGATAGGTAATTGTGTAGCTAGTTCTGTTTTCAAATGAGGGTTTTGTGCTAGTGGTAATGggaggcttttttttggggtcgTAACAACATTCTTTTTCTCCGGGAATGTTCAACATtaggcttttttttcgctctttctcCATTAGAACCTAACGAAGCCGAAATGATGTTCGTTGATGTTCCGGTTTTGTAGCAGTTTTCCCAtcgcgaaaaaaaagtgagAATTGAACAGCAAAAATTGCAGTAAGAAGAGAGGGCCAAAAACAGACACTTAATTTACAACCAATTTAGCTATTACAGCAGCACAACAGCAAACTCTGTGTCCCCCGCACGGTGGCAGTAGTCGGCAGTTCTAGCAATCACCTAGAGAAAATgccaacaaaaaggaaaatgatcAATCTCAAACGGTGCCGCGTATGAAACTTCCCAAGTGCGAAGCCAACTTCAGTTCCGGCCACtagtttttttgcttgtctctttttttctctcgctctttttGCCCGCCCTGGAATGGCGACTGCAGATTCCCGCGGGATAgctataaaaatgaaaaccgTCTCAACCTTGAAACAATTCGGTccggtggtcgtggtggtcAAAAATCTGGGCAAGATGGAAGCCACCGTCGAGCAACTCTTTTCaccatcatttttttttttttttgcgcaaccGTTTCGCGAGATCACCGATCCGACCGGTGAGGGATTCATATTCGGGAGAAAAGTGTGGCGTGGTGGTTCATTGCACTTCTGTCTCGGCAAACGCGCGTGTCGATCGGTGGAGGATTTTTGTTCTCGAAAACGTTCGTCGccgctggccgcgttgatgtCTCTCGTTTTGCACGCGAGAgtgcgaaagagaaagagagcgagcgagcgtgaACGTGCCGATTGAGAGCGATTAATGCTGTTGtcagccgttttttttttttggtgggggCCGtaaggaagaaaaggaaaagtgtTGCTTCTTGGTGGGCAGGATCCAAGATTTAAGTCAATATTTCCCTACCGAATTATTCATGAAAGCTCGCTGCTGTCTTGGCCTGCTCTTAACATAGTGTAAGGAACAAGAACGAAACGTCGTCGTGCGCCCACAAGTAGCGAACTACGATCATGCCATTCGGGGCACAGTTTTTGCATGGGCtagaagtagaagtagtagcagcagagCAGTGGCAAGCGGTAGAATTGCGTTAAGCTCAACAACTATCGACGTCATTATGGCTGTATCATTATCGCCAGCCACTTGATTGACAAGCGAACTGCTCCGCGGGGCGATAATGCCTGCCATCGGTTCAGTGAGGGGGCGAAGGAGGTATTGGGTGGGTGGGAGGGAGCGAGTGGGGAGGGGAGGTGTAACCCACGGCACTAGATAATAAATAACGCCGGATGCCGGATTGATTTGAATGATTGGACGAAATGCAAAATCTCGTCAAGCTTCTTTGCCTTTTGCAGAACGAAGAATAGTagtaaaacaacacaacaacatataAGAGCTTTTTACCAGCGTTGTTAATACAGGGATGTTTTTCACCGGACCAGCTTAAATAGATCTCGTTGTTTGCATGATCGTGGCCGTGATAACTCGAGATGTGAAACGTTTTAAGGCTTCAAAttgagcacacaaaaaaatggcaagaGTTTAACAAAGTCGTTTCGAGATGTGTATCAAACAAATTGACTTCCATCAGCAAATTGACTTTTATGGCGGGCCTTCATGACGATCAGCATCCGAGAGCAGTACGTTCTCGCATAAGAGGTTTAGGCATGATAAAGGACCATTAATAATGTCCACCGATCATTAGCGAACCATACACAACGTACGATCGAATTATATGCTCGAACGATCACCACACGATCATTCTTTAAGATCACccgatcgacgacgacgatgatgatgatgactggTAAAAATAGGTTTTCTACTGCAACCGATGGCCAGTTGTGTGACATTGCATTTGCATCGCGATGCAGTCATGTCAAGGTGGAATGGATTGATCATCCTATAACGGGGCGTAATCAAGCCAGAGCCtttttgcataaaaaatgCTTTATTTCACATCACGGCACACTCTTGCACTGTGGTGTAATTTCACCAGGGAAGTTCATGGAAATTTAAAAGGAAGCAATGCAATCCCCACTCACCAGATGCTCCTGTTTTTCCCCGGCACACAATCTGCAGCAGGATTTTTGGGTGTTTCTTTTTATCCGCAACACTTCCAGCACGCGATCGCTCTTACATGGACCGGGTGTGTTTGGGCGATCACGATATCAATTTCCTATTTCTTGCAAGAACTTGTACGGGGCACTCTCTTCGttacaaaatattattttatatttaaggTAGCTAAATCACTCACACTAACACACTCGATAAGCGTAATTCGCACACACTTTATTGGTAGTTTACTTCTACACgttattttttcttgcttttcgAAGATCGTTATCGGTTATGTAGCAGATGCGATGAGAGATTTCCTCCAACACACTGatgcgtgtttttttctgttacttCTATTCTCACATACACCCACAGAACCAAGTGCACAATTCTTTCTCCGCGTACTTTATTTCCCTTATTGCAtcactattttatttttcttttttcttgccaAGTATCAGCAGGAAGAAAGCCCAATAGCGGCGTTTGGTGGCGAGCGATCGCCGATCGATTTTACCGAAGATAATCCGTACACTTCAAGTTTCTACACTGATTTGTATTTCTCTGTCTGCCGTCGCGTAGCGGACCACGGCACCAAATACACACCCGACACCGTTGAAagttgggatttttttaacttcCACCACGGTGTTGGGTGTTTAACGAGAGCGTGATGTGTGGTGAGTGCTCGGCTCGGCGCTAAATGTGTGAGGGAGAAAGCAGCATGGTTCGAACGTGGTGTCTCTTGTACGCGCGATGTGTTTTGTCATTGCTTCTCGCTCTGGCAACCGCAGGAGGGTATATTTGCAAAAACACCTGAAAGAAGAAGTGAGTGCTCCCAAAGAACAAAATCGGTGGAACTCACTGCCCGTGTGGCTTGTTCCCCGCTGACAAAGAGCGGATCACTGTGTGGGCTTAACAAGATCTTAATTAAAaaagattaatttaaaatgctaagcactttgtttatttgtaattggtttaaaaaatcttttaaatttGAAGCGTTCCCTGCTGTTTGAAGAAACGTTGATTTAAGCTAAAAGTCTGATTAGCCAAAACTGCTacgattgtagtgccaaaaaaggagaacaagaagaagtagCAGTGCCataaaaaatgagaaaatgcTAGCCAGCCGATTTTGTTGCAGCAAATAAAATCTAGATAGATTTTGATATTAGACCTGGTGCGTGAGAAGGCCTGACTGTTCCTAATATATCAAAGTTCTGCTTCGAACAATTTGTTGCACCAGGTTCTGTCCTCTACATGAGTGCTCGTCATAAAATGACCAATTTTGATTTGGAATGGCTGGTGGTAAAAAATGttgtaataattataataattatttaaaaaaatcttttcgaATTCGCTGCTGTTTCAGCACATGGAAGGCATGTAGCGCCATCTACATTCCCATTTTGTTCATTGGGAATCACTTCCATTGACACCTGGCAAGCGTCGCTTTGTTTACAGCAACAGCTGTCACTTTTAAACCCGCTTGGAGGGAAACAGTCTGTTGGCATCGGTTTTCATCCCCCGCGCGCGGTAATTGACCTCGTTAGGAAGTGTAATTTAGCTCTATATAAACTCGAATATTATAATCACACATCATGGATCCGAACGATGCCTCCCTAACCTGTGCCGTGAACGTAGAATGGAACGATCCGCATGGCACTACGTTGCGGAAGTTTGCCCACAAGCAAACCACGCTAAGGCTATCCCGGAACACGCTGAAAGAGATGTTCCTCGAGCTGTCGGCAGAAAAGCACAGTACGATACGATTTAAGCTGCGGAGTGTCCAGGTGCACTCGAAGTTTATGGCCGAGGGTAAGGCGAGCATCAAGTTCAACGATGAAAAGTGTACGCTGTTCCTGTCCAACGCACCGCCCGGGCTGTTGATTCAGTTTCTGAAAATTGTCTTTGTGAAGCTCACAAATGGTGGCAGAGCGGGTGCCGGAAAGAAGGAGGAACCTTTTAACAAAACGGAACTGCTGAAGAAATCTCGAGCGCATGTACTGGCAGGGAAGTCGCTGAACCACTTTGATGAGATCAGTCCCGTGACGACGAGTGAACTAAATCGCGCTCGGAAGTTGGCCCTGGGGAAGGGCTCCATAACGACACCGTCTCCGTCCCAGAAACGAAAACGACCTTCGGATGATCCGTCCAGCGAACGCCCGAGACCGAAGAAACTTCTGTCCGATCAGCCAATGGAGGAAGCAGCCTTGATCGATGGAGTGCAATTGAACGAGGAGCAGAAGCGTGTCCTGTCCGCCTGTCAATCTGGCCAGAGCATATTCTTTACCGGGTCCGCTGGAacggggaaaagttttctgcTGCGAAAGATCATTGCGACCCTGCCTCCGGACGGTACGATTGCGACTGCTTCGACGGGAGTGGCCGCCTGTTTGATCGGTGGAACTACGTTGCATTCGTTTGCCGGAATTGGAACGGGGGAAGCGACACTACAGAATTGCTACGACAAGGCATCCCGTGCGAATACGGCCCAAGCGTGGCGTAAGTGTAAAAGACTGATTATTGATGAAATATCGATGATAGAAGCGGATTTCTTTGAAGTAAGTGGTTGCAGCCTAACGTAAAACGATAGTTTACATTAATTATTGTCTTTTAATTGTAGAAAATTGAAGCTGTTGCACGATACGTTCGGAAAAACGACAAACCTTTCGGTGGCATTCAGCTAATCCTTTGCGGTGACTTCTTCCAACTGCCCCCCGTCGGTCGCCTGCCAGACCGTTCCCGACCCGGCCAATATTCCCAGGACGCGTACCAAGATGACGATTTGGGTCGGGTTCGGTTTTGCTTCGAATCGAAAGTATGGCAGAAATGCATCCAGGCATCGTACGAGCTAACGGTCGTACATCGGCAGCGTGACCAGGAGTTCATTAGCATCCTGAACAGCATCCGCATTGGCCGTGTGACGGACGATATTAGCGAACGGCTGCGTAAAACCGCTGCTCAACGTATCGAAACCGAAGGAATTCTTGCCACCCAGCTCTGTTCCCACACGAGCGAGGTGGAAGCAATCAATCAGGCCAAACTCGAAGCCCTTCGATCCGAGCCCATAACGTTCGAGGCGAAGGACAGCGATCCGTACAGCGTCAAGCAGATCGATATGATGCTGCAGGCACCGGCCAAACTAACGCTCAAGATCGGTGCACAGGTAATGCTGCTGAAGAACTACAACATTTCCGAAGGTCTAGTCAATGGCGCACGTGGTGTAATAGTGAACTTTGTGCAAGGTATGCCACTGGTAAAGTTTAAACATCGAGAGCTTCTAATTCGTCACGAAAAGTGGGCCGTTAAGACGGGCACGGGATTGGTTTTAACCCGCATACAGCTTCCCCTAAAGCTAGCCTGGGCATTCTCCATTCACAAATCACAAGGCCTAACTCTGGACTGCGTAGAACTATCCCTCTCGAAAGTGTTCGAGGCGGGCCAGGCATACGTGGCGCTAAGCCGTGCCCAAAGCCTGGACAGTATCCGTGTGCTTGATTTCGACCTACGGCAGGTTTGGGCCAACACGAAGGTGCTCGAATTTTATCGCGATCTGCGGAAAAGAATCAACGCCACGAACAGCATGGAACCGGTGGCAGTTAAACGTAGTCTGAAGAAATCTTTGTCCGCGATGGGACTCTCGAAAGCGATCATGAGCAAACCGCTGGTGACGATTAAGTAAAGTAGCTACAAAGCAATCAATCCGTATCATGATGCATTTTCATCTAGACAATTCGTAGATAATTAGTATGGGCTTAATATTTGTGATGCGACATTCAACTACACAATATgttctaataaaaaaaaataaacctcaCTGATATATTTACCATTTAAATATGATCTTGGgtgatttttctcaatttaccGGTGTTTTACaaattattcttttttcaATACTGTACACGATTGGAAAACTATTGATGAATAGTTACGCTATGGGCTAGTTTTTCAAGTATGTTtctaaaaaataattgaattctgataattaaatttcaaaacatGGTATTTACTCCCCGACACAAGGTTAAATATTCCAAAATTCATATTTCGCCTTTTTTAACCGTTCTTTTGAATTTTCTTCGCTGTGCGTATTGTGCTTGcttgaaaaataaatgcatTGCATTATTTTCTCCCGACAATTGCTTTTTCGCCTCGCGGTTTTCTCTCGCCcagttttctcttctctctatTCACAGACGCCTTTGGTAAAGCATTTTGTTCTCGCTTACTCACGCTTCCACCCATAGCGTGCGAAAGAGATGGCTTGCGACCGTTTGCGAATTCAGCGGCGCGACGCGCCAGCCAACAGATCGGGAATAATAGCGAAACCGTCAGCGCGCTGCCCGTGTGTgactgcgtgcgtgcgtgtgtgtaaagTACGCAAGAGAGCTGGCGAGCTGTGCGTGCGGTGTGTGTCGGTCGCGCATGTACACATACCACAGTCAGTCGGTTGTTGTTCGGGGTGTCGAGTGTATGTGCTTGGGCTAGCTGCTGgccgtgccgtgtgtgtggtttttcctcCCGTTCATCGTGGGCCTCGCGCGTTTCCCCCGAAAATTGGACAGCCCCCCACCCCCACAGAAGGCACACGGTGTTTTGCGCAAAGAGCGGTGTGTCCCGTGTGTCTGTAATCGGGTGAGGCTGGCGGTGCATCCGATACCGAAAAAGGGATAAATGTGAAGCCGAACGAAGAAGGCAAACATAGCAAAGTGTGGTTGGAAATTCGGAATTTCGGAACCAGAAGAAGGCGAGCAAACAAGGTAGGCACCATCGGTTGGCCAAAGCCGATTTCACACCTGCCGGAGGGAAGTTCTGCATCGGGttgcgaaaggaaaattcTGGTGAAGAAAAATGCGTCTGTGGAACTGCGGAAAAATCGCGATGATGTTGGGGCGGTTGCTCTCGTGGGGGAAAAGGGAAAGGTTCTAGAAGAAGCTGTGGCGTGAACTGTCGTGTGATACAGAAAATTCAAATCCACGCTAGCGGTGTGCAAACTGGCCCCAAACAGCAGTGGGTGCATATTTTCGTACAATGTGTAAAATCgatgaaaaacacaacaagGTGAAAAATCTGCTTCAGAACAAAACACTGCAAATGTGAGGCCGAAAAACAGggcacacacatgcatgcaAACACCCAACCTCTAGTAGGCCGGGTGGCAAGGTACGAAACGAATGTTGCTGCCGCCGCTGTCTGTCTGCCTACTTTGGGAGGAAAAATCATCTCGAAGTGAGGAAGAAAACCACCAACCCGACAGCATCGTTTTTCcaccgtgccgtgccgtgctgctggcggctgctgctgctgcttttcggTGGTTTTTTCTGTGTGCGCGCGGTCTCGGGAACCAGTGTTActtgttttttcctctctttttcGGTGGTGTACAGCAAAGCAAGCAGCAAATTTGCGTTTTTCTGCGTGGCACGCGGTGCAAaaggaaaagggggaaaaagcgGCTAAATCTCCccgtgccagcagcagcagcagcagcaggaaacgGACGTGgacgatttttgtttgtcgcGCGTCCGTCGTTTGGTTTTGGAAAAGcttcgtggtcgtcgtcgccgccgccgccgccgattTTGGCAGAGGGGTTGCGTGCGATGATAAATCGTCG
It contains:
- the LOC118513927 gene encoding ATP-dependent DNA helicase PIF1, which produces MDPNDASLTCAVNVEWNDPHGTTLRKFAHKQTTLRLSRNTLKEMFLELSAEKHSTIRFKLRSVQVHSKFMAEGKASIKFNDEKCTLFLSNAPPGLLIQFLKIVFVKLTNGGRAGAGKKEEPFNKTELLKKSRAHVLAGKSLNHFDEISPVTTSELNRARKLALGKGSITTPSPSQKRKRPSDDPSSERPRPKKLLSDQPMEEAALIDGVQLNEEQKRVLSACQSGQSIFFTGSAGTGKSFLLRKIIATLPPDGTIATASTGVAACLIGGTTLHSFAGIGTGEATLQNCYDKASRANTAQAWRKCKRLIIDEISMIEADFFEKIEAVARYVRKNDKPFGGIQLILCGDFFQLPPVGRLPDRSRPGQYSQDAYQDDDLGRVRFCFESKVWQKCIQASYELTVVHRQRDQEFISILNSIRIGRVTDDISERLRKTAAQRIETEGILATQLCSHTSEVEAINQAKLEALRSEPITFEAKDSDPYSVKQIDMMLQAPAKLTLKIGAQVMLLKNYNISEGLVNGARGVIVNFVQGMPLVKFKHRELLIRHEKWAVKTGTGLVLTRIQLPLKLAWAFSIHKSQGLTLDCVELSLSKVFEAGQAYVALSRAQSLDSIRVLDFDLRQVWANTKVLEFYRDLRKRINATNSMEPVAVKRSLKKSLSAMGLSKAIMSKPLVTIK